From Campylobacter upsaliensis, the proteins below share one genomic window:
- a CDS encoding NTP transferase domain-containing protein, giving the protein MMNAIILAAGLGSRFKELSKKTHKALLKIQGMANIERTILYLREARINEIYIVVGHLKEQFEYLKEKYDVKLIFNENYEKYNSIYSFYKINEFFNDSFVIDCDVVLNENIFLQKQNFSTYYCILRNAKGEWYVKLEKNFIISIDTSLSNGLALLGVSYFCMSDCLKIRENLKKFLKPIYLLNKKLYWDNIILDMLSSLKIQAKEVKNCYEMDNLKEYKEILKQCKK; this is encoded by the coding sequence ATGATGAATGCGATTATTTTGGCGGCTGGTCTTGGGAGTAGGTTTAAAGAACTTTCAAAAAAAACCCACAAAGCTTTGTTAAAAATACAAGGTATGGCTAACATAGAGCGAACCATCCTTTATCTTAGGGAAGCTAGGATTAATGAAATTTACATAGTTGTAGGACACTTAAAAGAGCAGTTTGAATATTTGAAAGAAAAATACGATGTGAAGTTAATTTTTAATGAAAATTATGAAAAATATAATAGCATTTATTCTTTTTACAAAATCAACGAATTTTTTAACGATAGCTTTGTGATTGATTGTGATGTGGTTTTAAATGAAAATATTTTTTTACAAAAGCAAAATTTTAGCACCTATTATTGCATATTAAGAAATGCTAAGGGTGAATGGTATGTAAAATTAGAAAAAAATTTCATCATAAGCATCGATACTTCTTTATCAAATGGTTTAGCCTTGCTTGGAGTTTCTTATTTTTGTATGAGCGATTGCTTAAAAATAAGAGAAAATTTAAAGAAATTTCTAAAACCCATCTACTTGCTAAACAAAAAATTGTATTGGGATAATATCATTTTAGATATGCTTTCTAGCCTAAAAATACAAGCAAAAGAGGTTAAAAATTGCTACGAAATGGATAATTTAAAAGAATATAAGGAGATTTTAAAACAATGCAAGAAATAA